A window of uncultured Litoreibacter sp. contains these coding sequences:
- a CDS encoding PspA/IM30 family protein, producing MFGTLRTLMVGANARAEERVRDTYAIELIEQKIREAQASLHAAKGTLASLIQRQRAETKQVQSVQTRITDLTTRAKMALKDGNDDMAAQAADAIASLENELEGRRQTVARLDQRISQLQHSVEVGHRRIVDLKQGLISAKAVRHEQQIQSRLNTTIRSQSSVEEAEELIAQVLGKEDPFEQSEILTEINRGLSHDTLADRMAENGYGAANKTTGADVLKRLKSK from the coding sequence ATGTTTGGAACACTGAGAACTCTGATGGTTGGCGCCAATGCCCGCGCAGAAGAGCGGGTTCGCGACACCTACGCGATCGAACTGATCGAGCAGAAAATTCGGGAAGCTCAAGCCTCCCTGCATGCGGCCAAAGGCACGCTTGCCTCCCTCATCCAGCGCCAGCGCGCTGAAACGAAACAGGTGCAAAGCGTTCAAACCCGCATCACCGACCTGACCACCCGCGCAAAAATGGCGCTGAAAGACGGCAATGACGATATGGCTGCACAAGCCGCCGACGCCATCGCCTCGCTGGAAAACGAACTGGAAGGCCGCCGTCAAACCGTCGCCCGCCTGGATCAGCGTATCAGCCAGCTGCAGCACTCGGTCGAGGTCGGCCACCGCCGCATCGTGGACCTGAAACAGGGCCTAATCTCTGCCAAAGCCGTGCGCCACGAGCAGCAGATCCAATCGCGCCTCAACACCACCATCCGCTCCCAATCGAGCGTGGAGGAGGCCGAAGAGCTGATCGCCCAAGTTCTGGGCAAAGAGGACCCGTTTGAGCAGTCGGAAATCCTGACCGAGATCAATCGCGGCCTAAGCCACGACACCCTCGCCGACCGCATGGCCGAGAACGGCTACGGCGCGGCGAACAAAACAACCGGCGCGGACGTCCTGAAGCGCCTGAAATCCAAGTAA
- a CDS encoding phosphatidate cytidylyltransferase: MPTETSSSIFLLFGAACALLIIATIAGEILRLRLAPRGTHPTVETYVTRLHSWWAMVFLLAIALLIGPTGVIILFAFASFAALREFLTLTRKTKADHWALIAAFYVVFPLQFIFIWWGNAGLFSVFIPIYAFLILPILSVMRGAGNNFLSRISETQWGLMICVFCVSHIPALVTLDVNGSTGRSVLLIAFLVLVVQLGDLAEYYTGKRVGKSRIAKTVSPKTREGVACGTAFAAGVGFLLFWITPFNPVVAALIAAIIYLVGVGGALVLAAIKADRGVKNWGHLIPGQGGFVDQMDSVVFAAPIFFHITRYFYGG; encoded by the coding sequence ATGCCAACAGAGACCTCTTCGTCCATCTTCCTCCTTTTCGGTGCCGCCTGCGCGCTTTTGATCATCGCGACCATTGCAGGCGAAATCCTGCGGCTGCGCCTCGCCCCGCGCGGCACGCACCCAACCGTGGAAACCTACGTCACGCGCCTGCATTCATGGTGGGCCATGGTGTTCCTGCTGGCCATCGCGCTGCTGATAGGCCCCACGGGCGTTATCATCCTCTTCGCCTTTGCCAGCTTCGCCGCGCTGCGGGAATTCCTGACGCTCACCCGCAAGACCAAGGCCGACCACTGGGCGCTGATCGCCGCCTTCTACGTGGTCTTCCCACTTCAATTCATCTTCATCTGGTGGGGCAATGCCGGCCTCTTCTCGGTCTTTATCCCAATCTACGCATTCTTGATCCTGCCCATCCTGTCGGTGATGCGCGGGGCGGGGAACAATTTCCTGTCGCGCATCTCGGAAACCCAATGGGGCCTGATGATCTGCGTGTTCTGTGTCAGCCATATCCCCGCGCTGGTCACGCTGGATGTGAACGGCTCCACGGGACGGTCGGTGCTGCTCATCGCTTTTCTGGTGCTCGTGGTGCAACTTGGCGATCTGGCGGAATACTACACGGGCAAGCGTGTCGGCAAATCGCGCATCGCCAAAACAGTTTCCCCCAAAACCCGCGAGGGTGTCGCCTGCGGCACCGCCTTCGCCGCCGGTGTCGGGTTCCTCTTGTTCTGGATCACGCCGTTCAACCCGGTGGTCGCAGCCCTTATTGCGGCCATCATCTACCTTGTGGGCGTCGGCGGCGCGCTGGTGCTGGCCGCCATCAAGGCCGATCGCGGCGTCAAGAACTGGGGTCACCTGATCCCGGGCCAAGGCGGCTTCGTCGATCAAATGGACAGCGTGGTTTTCGCAGCCCCCATCTTCTTCCACATCACACGTTACTTCTACGGCGGCTAA
- a CDS encoding 1-acyl-sn-glycerol-3-phosphate acyltransferase yields MRRILANIAGQFLALFAQFITSARADWRGIEPVNKQRIYFANHTSNADLPIVWTVLPPALRRVTRPVAAADYWLKTKARAFIGPEVFRAVLIDRRSEHQTEDPIAKIVAALDEGSSIIIFPEGGRNRSDDPLMKFKAGLYNIAKERPHVDLVPTWIDNINSVMPSGEVIPVPLGCTVIFGEAMHVAKDEDKDAFLTRASNALVALMPRREDAA; encoded by the coding sequence ATGCGTCGCATCCTCGCCAATATCGCCGGACAGTTCCTTGCCCTCTTCGCGCAATTCATCACGTCGGCCCGCGCCGATTGGCGCGGCATTGAGCCGGTGAACAAGCAGCGCATCTACTTTGCCAACCACACCTCCAACGCCGATCTGCCCATTGTGTGGACCGTGCTGCCCCCCGCGCTCAGGCGCGTCACCCGCCCCGTTGCCGCCGCTGACTATTGGCTGAAAACCAAAGCCCGCGCCTTCATCGGCCCTGAAGTCTTCCGCGCCGTCCTGATCGACCGCCGGTCTGAGCATCAGACCGAGGACCCGATTGCCAAAATTGTCGCCGCATTGGATGAGGGGTCCTCCATCATCATCTTCCCCGAAGGCGGCCGCAACCGCTCCGATGACCCGCTGATGAAGTTCAAGGCGGGCCTCTACAACATCGCCAAGGAACGCCCGCATGTGGATCTGGTCCCCACATGGATCGACAATATCAATTCGGTCATGCCCTCGGGCGAGGTGATCCCGGTGCCCCTGGGCTGCACTGTGATTTTCGGCGAGGCCATGCATGTCGCCAAGGATGAAGACAAGGATGCGTTCCTGACCCGCGCCTCCAACGCGCTTGTCGCTCTTATGCCAAGGCGGGAGGACGCGGCATGA
- a CDS encoding ETC complex I subunit gives MRARIYQPARTAMSSGQAKTKGWVLEFVNETGRDVDPLMGWTSSSDTQAQVKMSFDSKEAALDYAKDKGIDAVVTEPKKRKPVIRQGGYGENFATGRRSVWTH, from the coding sequence ATGCGCGCACGTATTTACCAGCCAGCCAGAACCGCCATGTCGTCAGGGCAGGCGAAGACCAAGGGCTGGGTGCTGGAATTTGTGAATGAGACGGGGCGTGACGTGGACCCGTTGATGGGGTGGACCTCGTCAAGCGACACCCAGGCGCAGGTGAAGATGTCGTTTGACAGCAAAGAGGCCGCGTTGGACTACGCCAAGGACAAAGGCATCGACGCGGTTGTCACCGAGCCCAAGAAGCGCAAGCCGGTGATCCGGCAAGGCGGCTATGGCGAAAACTTCGCCACCGGCCGGCGCAGCGTCTGGACGCATTGA
- a CDS encoding TetR/AcrR family transcriptional regulator: protein MVGKVQKKREDLRRKLIDIGEQRIISGGIEAIRARDLAKDAGCAVGAIYNVFGDLNDLVMAVNGRTFKRLGTHVQESVNAHPEADDPVFTLITMAHAYLDFAMTNTHAWRTLFDLEMSTDQDVPEWYLTEMEQLLTLIAKPLMRNFPDMSREDIMLMTRGLFSSIHGIVLLGLEKRISAVPTDQLERMISLILSNLASESPIF, encoded by the coding sequence ATGGTGGGCAAAGTTCAAAAGAAGCGCGAGGATCTGCGCCGCAAGCTGATCGACATCGGCGAACAGCGCATCATCTCTGGTGGCATTGAAGCCATCCGCGCCCGCGATCTGGCCAAAGACGCGGGCTGCGCGGTTGGGGCCATCTATAATGTCTTCGGCGATCTCAACGATCTGGTCATGGCGGTGAACGGCCGCACATTCAAACGGCTGGGCACCCATGTGCAGGAATCGGTGAACGCGCACCCCGAGGCCGACGACCCCGTCTTCACGCTGATCACCATGGCGCATGCGTACTTAGATTTTGCCATGACCAACACCCACGCGTGGCGGACCCTCTTTGATCTGGAAATGTCCACCGACCAGGACGTGCCCGAATGGTATCTCACCGAGATGGAGCAATTGCTGACCCTCATCGCCAAGCCGTTGATGCGCAATTTCCCCGATATGAGCCGCGAGGACATCATGTTGATGACCCGCGGGCTGTTCTCTTCCATCCATGGAATCGTGCTTTTGGGCCTCGAAAAGCGTATTTCGGCCGTACCGACGGACCAACTTGAAAGAATGATTTCTCTTATTCTCAGTAACTTAGCGTCTGAATCTCCAATTTTCTGA
- the uvrB gene encoding excinuclease ABC subunit UvrB, giving the protein MPTQQPILSHPAPDVKTRDKMEGGIEFKLHTEFEPAGDQPTAIAELTQGINEGDRDQVLLGATGTGKTFTMAKLIEETQRPAIILAPNKTLAAQLYGEFKGFFPENAVEYFVSYYDYYQPEAYVARSDTYIEKESQINEQIDRMRHSATRALLERDDVIIVASVSCIYGIGSVETYGAMTQDLHAGNEYEQRKVIADLVAQQYKRNDQAFQRGTFRVRGDSLEVWPAHLDDRAWRLSFFGEELETIVEFDPLTGQKTDTFERVRIYANSHYVTPRPTMQQAILGIKNELAQRLPQLVDDGKLLEAQRLEQRTNFDLEMLEATGVCNGIENYSRYLTGRAPGEPPPTLFEFIPDNAIVFADESHVSVPQIGGMYRGDYRRKFTLAEHGFRLPSCMDNRPLKFEEWDAMRPQSVFVSATPAAWEIEQTGGVFVEQVIRPTGLLDPVIEIRPVETQVDDVMDEIRAVTAKGMRTLVTTLTKRMAEDLTEYLHENGIKVRYMHSDIDTIERIEILRDLRLGAFDVLIGINLLREGLDIPECGLVAILDADKEGFLRSETSLIQTIGRAARNADGRVIMYADKITGSMERAMGETERRRAKQIAYNEEHGITPETVKKNVEDVLAGLYKGDVDMNRVTATIDAPLAGANLQAVLDGLRTDMRKAAENLEFEEAARLRDEVKRLETVDLVVSDDPLARQYAVEKAVSDQKKMAGRSTAGRPGQRGGVKGRKRTT; this is encoded by the coding sequence ATGCCCACCCAGCAGCCGATCCTGAGCCACCCGGCCCCGGACGTCAAAACGCGCGACAAGATGGAAGGCGGGATCGAATTCAAGCTGCACACGGAATTTGAGCCCGCAGGCGACCAGCCCACCGCCATCGCCGAACTGACCCAAGGCATCAACGAGGGCGACCGCGATCAGGTGCTGCTAGGCGCGACCGGCACCGGCAAGACCTTCACCATGGCCAAGCTGATCGAGGAAACGCAGCGCCCCGCGATCATCCTCGCCCCCAACAAGACGCTGGCCGCCCAGCTCTACGGCGAATTCAAAGGCTTCTTCCCTGAAAACGCGGTCGAGTATTTCGTCTCCTATTACGACTACTACCAGCCAGAGGCCTATGTCGCGCGCTCCGACACCTACATCGAAAAAGAAAGCCAGATTAACGAGCAGATCGACCGCATGCGCCATTCGGCCACCCGCGCGCTGCTGGAACGTGACGACGTCATCATCGTGGCCTCCGTCTCCTGCATCTACGGCATCGGCTCGGTCGAAACCTACGGCGCCATGACCCAAGACCTGCATGCAGGCAATGAATATGAACAACGCAAAGTCATCGCCGACCTCGTCGCTCAACAATATAAACGCAACGATCAGGCCTTCCAACGCGGCACCTTCCGCGTGCGCGGCGACTCTCTCGAAGTCTGGCCCGCCCACCTCGACGACCGCGCATGGCGCCTCTCCTTCTTCGGCGAAGAGCTGGAAACCATCGTCGAATTCGACCCGCTCACCGGCCAGAAAACCGACACGTTCGAGCGCGTCCGCATCTACGCCAACTCCCACTACGTCACCCCGCGCCCGACCATGCAGCAGGCCATTCTCGGCATCAAAAACGAACTTGCCCAGCGCCTGCCGCAACTCGTCGATGACGGCAAACTGCTCGAAGCCCAGCGCTTGGAACAACGCACAAATTTCGACCTCGAAATGCTGGAAGCCACCGGCGTCTGTAACGGCATCGAAAACTACTCCCGCTACCTCACGGGCCGCGCGCCGGGCGAGCCCCCCCCGACCCTGTTCGAATTCATCCCCGACAACGCCATCGTTTTCGCCGATGAATCCCACGTCTCCGTCCCCCAGATCGGCGGCATGTACCGGGGCGACTACCGGCGCAAATTCACGCTGGCCGAACACGGCTTCCGCCTGCCGTCGTGCATGGACAACCGGCCACTCAAGTTCGAGGAATGGGATGCCATGCGCCCGCAATCCGTCTTCGTCTCCGCCACCCCCGCCGCGTGGGAGATCGAACAAACCGGCGGCGTCTTCGTCGAGCAGGTCATCCGCCCCACCGGCCTTCTGGATCCGGTCATCGAAATCAGACCAGTCGAGACGCAAGTCGATGATGTCATGGACGAAATCCGCGCCGTCACCGCCAAAGGCATGCGCACGCTGGTCACCACTTTGACCAAGCGCATGGCCGAGGATCTGACCGAATACCTGCATGAAAACGGCATCAAAGTCCGCTACATGCACTCCGATATCGACACGATCGAACGCATCGAAATCCTGCGCGACCTGCGCCTCGGCGCTTTCGACGTGCTGATCGGCATCAACCTTCTGCGCGAGGGTCTCGACATCCCCGAATGTGGCCTCGTCGCCATTCTGGATGCCGACAAGGAAGGCTTCCTGCGCTCGGAAACCTCCCTCATCCAAACCATCGGCCGCGCCGCGCGCAACGCCGACGGGCGCGTCATCATGTATGCCGACAAAATCACCGGCTCGATGGAGCGCGCCATGGGCGAAACCGAACGCCGCCGCGCCAAACAGATCGCCTATAACGAGGAACACGGCATCACGCCGGAGACCGTCAAGAAGAATGTCGAGGACGTCCTCGCCGGCCTCTACAAAGGCGACGTAGACATGAACCGCGTCACCGCCACGATTGATGCGCCTCTGGCCGGAGCCAACCTGCAAGCCGTCCTAGACGGCCTCCGCACCGACATGCGCAAGGCGGCGGAGAACCTGGAGTTCGAAGAAGCCGCCCGGTTGAGGGACGAGGTGAAGCGGTTGGAAACCGTCGATCTGGTCGTGTCAGATGATCCACTTGCGCGTCAGTATGCCGTCGAGAAAGCAGTCAGCGATCAGAAGAAAATGGCCGGACGGTCTACCGCAGGCAGGCCGGGGCAAAGAGGTGGCGTTAAGGGTAGGAAGAGGACAACGTAA